A section of the Petrimonas sulfuriphila genome encodes:
- a CDS encoding LacI family DNA-binding transcriptional regulator: MKKKKKVSIQDIADKLGVSKGTVSLVLSGKAEGSRISDEMSKKVKETAEEMNYQPNEIARSLSTGKTMTIGVIVTDISNEFFGNLTFHIQEQAKKYGYTVITTNTNESLDEFSNAVTTLLNKQVDGIIFVPVDNGRQIAEKITRRHIPLVQVDRFYPNLEANYVIVDNYNVSAKATEHLIKKGLKKIAVVCYDFDVNALTERRRGCTDTLSKYKLLDSNLIKNINYQDQEEEIKLAIHDLKNYPEKIDAVFFCSRKVFITGVRYMYKNAIKIPEDMEVVCFDKIDSFAIANIPIIYIEQPIKKMGEKAVDVLMEQIKGSDTIKQCVFDTELMYMN; this comes from the coding sequence ATGAAAAAAAAGAAAAAAGTATCCATACAGGATATTGCTGATAAACTAGGCGTTTCGAAAGGGACGGTTTCATTGGTATTGAGCGGAAAAGCGGAAGGGAGTCGTATAAGCGACGAGATGAGTAAGAAAGTGAAAGAAACGGCTGAAGAAATGAACTATCAACCCAATGAAATAGCGCGAAGCCTCAGTACCGGCAAAACCATGACTATAGGAGTGATTGTCACGGATATTTCCAACGAGTTTTTTGGGAACCTGACTTTCCACATACAAGAACAGGCAAAGAAATACGGTTACACGGTGATTACGACGAACACAAATGAAAGCCTGGATGAATTCAGTAATGCGGTGACTACATTGCTGAACAAACAGGTTGACGGCATTATATTTGTTCCCGTGGATAATGGACGGCAGATTGCTGAGAAAATTACGAGAAGGCACATCCCCCTGGTACAGGTAGATCGTTTTTATCCCAACCTCGAAGCCAACTACGTCATAGTTGATAATTACAACGTATCGGCAAAAGCCACGGAGCATCTGATAAAAAAAGGGTTAAAGAAGATTGCCGTTGTTTGTTATGATTTTGATGTAAATGCCTTAACCGAAAGGCGGCGGGGATGTACAGATACGCTGAGCAAGTATAAATTACTGGATTCCAACCTGATTAAAAACATCAATTATCAGGATCAGGAGGAAGAGATCAAACTGGCTATCCATGACCTAAAGAATTATCCGGAAAAAATTGATGCCGTGTTTTTCTGTTCGCGGAAGGTATTTATTACCGGTGTGAGATATATGTATAAAAATGCCATTAAAATTCCTGAAGACATGGAAGTTGTCTGCTTCGATAAGATTGACTCTTTCGCTATCGCCAATATTCCCATCATTTACATTGAACAACCCATAAAAAAAATGGGGGAAAAAGCGGTCGATGTGCTTATGGAACAAATCAAGGGATCAGACACAATAAAACAATGTGTGTTTGATACTGAACTCATGTATATGAATTAA
- a CDS encoding RagB/SusD family nutrient uptake outer membrane protein — translation MKTKSTNIKYVFITLMAGILFFSCNEFLAEHPTGTLTDEAQITSIPGGVALATGAYRALPDWTGGGNVWGSSLPGSLEYPTGKAYAQYMGSDLWKYETDIMDGTHPYFTTIWNNWYRGVRDANLAIKMLPGVTQMPEADRSKYMGEVRTLRAFYYFCLVRLYGDVIANTTVLQNVNDAQQPRTSLVNIYDKIIVPDLEFAVNESNLQDTRSTDGRVTKHVARAILADVYLTMAGYPYQEARTDTTKKWCETGSWAMTEYPVNTPSAKELLQKAKTQLDFLYGKYPIGNFSDLNNPEMDNQGGAIFQIQYASGIRDNGLIVHTLPLSLQISVFDVETGTFIPSTEYLNSYDPADIRMQERVYFYSSDTKAAKYDPNESPAPKFATRYLQKYYDKDAIKRSARSGLNFNLYRYADILLMQTEVNWALSRLGVSIPGNDIIKGINEVRTRAGLPSFSAEGLTLLDIMSERAYELVFENKMLWDQRRTRKALVDGSGQFTSIENFVGHQPVNFNFEFSNKHLLSPVSGTELDNNRKCTQNFEWLPLQKGE, via the coding sequence CAATATAAAATACGTATTCATTACGTTGATGGCCGGGATATTGTTCTTTTCCTGTAATGAATTTTTGGCAGAACATCCCACCGGCACATTGACAGATGAAGCACAGATCACAAGTATCCCCGGCGGCGTTGCACTGGCAACAGGAGCCTACAGGGCATTGCCCGACTGGACAGGCGGAGGTAACGTATGGGGAAGCAGCCTCCCGGGAAGTTTGGAATATCCCACTGGAAAAGCGTATGCACAATACATGGGATCAGACCTTTGGAAATACGAAACCGATATTATGGATGGAACGCATCCATATTTTACAACCATATGGAACAACTGGTACAGAGGCGTCAGGGATGCCAACCTAGCCATAAAAATGTTACCGGGCGTGACGCAGATGCCGGAAGCCGACCGGTCAAAATATATGGGTGAAGTCCGCACATTACGCGCATTCTATTATTTCTGTCTGGTAAGACTGTATGGCGATGTCATAGCCAATACGACTGTTTTGCAGAATGTAAACGATGCTCAACAGCCGCGTACGTCGCTGGTAAATATTTATGACAAGATCATTGTTCCCGATCTGGAATTCGCTGTAAATGAAAGTAATCTACAAGATACGCGATCAACAGACGGGCGGGTTACCAAACACGTTGCCAGAGCAATACTGGCGGATGTCTACCTGACCATGGCCGGTTATCCCTACCAGGAAGCAAGGACTGACACCACAAAGAAATGGTGTGAAACCGGGAGCTGGGCTATGACCGAATATCCAGTAAATACCCCAAGTGCAAAAGAGTTGTTGCAGAAAGCCAAAACCCAGCTAGATTTTCTTTACGGCAAGTATCCGATCGGGAATTTCAGTGATTTGAACAATCCGGAAATGGACAATCAGGGAGGAGCAATTTTTCAGATCCAGTATGCATCGGGCATCAGGGATAACGGACTGATCGTTCATACGTTACCTTTATCCCTTCAGATTTCTGTATTTGATGTGGAAACCGGGACATTCATCCCCAGCACGGAATACCTGAACTCGTACGACCCGGCAGATATCCGTATGCAGGAAAGAGTATATTTTTACAGCAGCGATACAAAAGCTGCAAAATACGATCCCAACGAAAGCCCTGCACCAAAATTTGCCACCAGGTACCTGCAGAAATATTACGATAAGGACGCCATCAAGAGGAGTGCTCGTTCCGGCTTAAATTTCAACCTCTACCGGTATGCCGATATTTTACTGATGCAGACGGAAGTAAACTGGGCCCTGAGCAGGTTGGGAGTATCGATTCCCGGAAATGACATTATAAAAGGGATCAATGAAGTGAGAACAAGAGCCGGGTTACCCAGTTTTTCAGCGGAAGGACTTACCCTGCTCGACATCATGAGTGAACGCGCTTACGAACTGGTATTTGAAAACAAGATGTTGTGGGACCAGAGACGTACCCGCAAAGCACTGGTTGATGGAAGCGGCCAGTTTACCAGCATTGAAAATTTCGTTGGTCACCAGCCTGTAAATTTCAACTTTGAGTTTAGCAATAAACATTTACTGTCTCCGGTTTCGGGTACCGAATTGGATAACAACAGAAAATGTACTCAGAATTTCGAATGGCTGCCCTTACAGAAAGGGGAATGA